Within the Corynebacterium sp. sy039 genome, the region TATCTCAAACCTCATTCTTTTATGAAAGGATCCTAGTCGTCAATGCCAGTAGTCAGTAGCACTGAACTTGTACAACGACGTGATGAGATCCTTGAAGGTGCACGCCGCTGTTTCGCCGAACACGGCTATGAAGGTGCAACAGTTCGCTTGCTAGAAGATGCAATCGGAAAATCTCGTGGCGCAATTTTCCATCACTTTGGCGATAAGGAAAATCTTTTTCTTGCACTCGCCAGACAAGACGCAGCACGCATGGCCGATATTATTGCCCGACAAGGGCTTATCGAAGTCATGCGCGATATTCTTGCACATCCCAATCGCCATGATTGGCTGATAACACGTCTAGAAATCTCAAAAATGCTCCGCACCGATCCACAATTTCGCGCGAAATGGCATAGTCACCAGCAAATACTTGACCAGGCGATTCATCAACGTCTCAAGGACAATGCTAACAAGGGCACTATGCGTACTGATATGCCCATCGAAGTATTGCACACTTATTTAGAAACTGTCTTGGATGGGTTTATCTCACGCTTAGCTACTACTGGAGTAACGGAAGATCTAAGCTCTGTTCTGGATTTAGTTGAAGAATCCATCCGTCGCCCCCAGTAAGCAGTAACCAAGCATCAGCCCCCCTTTTCCCTCTTGTCCCCTATTTCAGCTAAGGCATTAGTTTTCATGGCTACTTCATCTGCACCTTTTCTTGTCATCTCGTTGCGCTCAGATTCAGAGCTAGAGACTAACGTCGCACAAGCTGAATTAGCTGACATCATCCGAACCACCCAATTACCTTCAGACTATTTTGATCACAAGCAACTTGCAGATATTCATACCTCCATCGGTGATATCACTCAGTACAAAGGCATTATTGTGGGTGGTAGCTCATTAAATATCAGCACAACACACTATGAAATATGGCAACAACATATCCATCGGGAGCTCACACACCTGATTCATAATCCAGAAAAAATTCCAGTTTTTCTCATTTGTTTCGGTGCTAGCTGGCTTGCCGACGCCACGGGTGGGACAGTAGACCAATCCTTTAGTGAATCCTCAGGTCCTACTCTAGTAGAGCTCACTGATGCCGGTCGTAAGGACCCGCTGACAAAAACTTTGCCCACTACTTTCCACGCGTTAACAGGTCATACTGAAAATATCGCGCACATAAGTTCGCAACTGACAGTACTAGCGACAGGAAAAACCTGCCCTGTTCAGCTTATTCGCTACAGCGATCATGTATGGGCAAGTCAATTCCATGCTGAAATGGATGCTCAGGCATTACAAACGCGCATGGACTTCTTTTGGGACTATGGATATTTTTCTCCCGAAGATTATGACTCCATAGTAGCTGCGCTACCTGCAGTTACTACTACTCATTCTCATGCTGTGCTACAAAACTTTTTAGACTTTGCACTACGCGATCAGGATGTAGCATAAATCAGTATTTTTCTTATCTGTTTACTGCTGTTCATACGCATAAATTTCCCTGGGTAGCCTACCATAGACATATGTTTGCCATTATGACTGTTACTGGTGCTGATCACACAGGAATTATTGCTGCTGTCGCTACTGCATGTGCAGAATTAAATGTAAATATCAACAATGTCTCCCAAACCCTCATGGATGGATATTTCACCATGATTTTGCACGTTTCCTTTGATGAAGCCACCACAGATATTAGCGATATCCAAGAAAAAATGGCTAAGGTTGAGCAACAAGAAAGACTGGTTATCAGAATCCAGTCTCAAGAAATTTTTGACGCAATGAACTCCATCTAAGTTTTTTAGATCATAGCTACAGGGCATAAACACCAATGAATATCATGCATTCCAATCAAAATATTCTCGATACCATTGACATGATCGAGAAGTATCGTCTCGATATTCGTACTGTCACAATGGGTATCTCCTTACTTGATTGTGTCCGTACCGATATGCAGCACACCTGTGCAGCAGTCTATGACAAAATAGTCACGAAAGCTCACAATCTAGTAGCACAATGTGAGCAAATTGAACGCGAGCTTGGTATCCCTATTGTTAATAAACGCATTGCTGTTACTCCCATTGCACTGCTCAATCAAAACGTGAGTGGGAGCTGCGTCGACATTGCAAAAAGCCTTAACCGCGCAGCACATGAAGTAGGTGTGAATTTTATTGGTGGGTACTCAGCTCTTGTCGAAAAAGGCATGACCCCTGGAGATACCGCACTCATAGAATCTATACCTGAGGCGCTAAGTGAAACAGACATCGTGTGTTCCTCGGTAAATATCGCATCTTCGCGTGCCGGTATCAATATGGACGCGGTTGCTAAGATGGGTCAGGTTATCAAAGATGCTGCTGAGCTAACTAAAAATGACAGTGCTATCGCGTGTGCAAAACTCGTTGTTTTTGCAAATGCAGTTGGTGATAACCCCTTCATGGCTGGTGCGTTTCATGGTGTAGAGGAACCAGATTGCGTCGTCAGTGTCGGTGTTTCTGGACCAGGTGTTGTTAATCGTGCCTTAGGCAACCTCGATAACGCGAGTCTTGACCAGGTTGCTGAGGAGATTAAAAAAGCAGCTTTCAAGATTACCCGTGCTGGTCAATTAGTAGGCACTCTTGCGTCACAACGGCTTGATGTCCCATTTGGCATCGTGGATCTTTCCTTAGCACCAACAGCTGAATTAGGAGATTCAGTTGCACATATTATGGAGCATATGGGGCTAGCACAAGTTGGTACCCACGGCACCACTGCTGCATTAGCGTTGCTTAACGACGCTGTGAAAAAAGGCGGTATGATGGCATGTTCTCGTGTCGGTGGCTTATCTGGATCTTTTATTCCTGTCTCTGAAGATAAAGGTATGATTGATGCAGTACGTGCCGGGTCTATCAGCATTGACAAACTTGAGGCGATGACTTCCATCTGCTCAGTTGGACTTGATATGGTCGCTATACCTGGCGATACTTCTGCTGAACTTATTGCTGGCATGATTGCTGATGAAGCAGCTATTGGCGTAATGAATCATAAAACCACAGCGGTGCGTGTTATTCCTGTTCCTGGTTCTCAACCTGGGGATGAAATCAACTTTGGTGGATTACTAGGATATGCCCCGGTTATTCCAGTTTCTACCGTGGATAACTCAGAGTTTATTCGTCGTGGAGGTTTTATTCCTGCACCTGTTCATGGTTTCCGAAACTAACCTTTCCCCATCAAACGCTTGTGTTATTTTATTGCTGTACTTAAAAAGCTCAGCGGCCCCACAACACTGACCACTGTGGTAACAAACCACCACGTGCGCTTATTACCACGAATTTTTGTTGCAGGTAAATGATACAAAAAGTGCCAAGCAATAGCTTTTGTACATATATCTGCAGCAAACACTACACAAAAAATACGCTTGGATCGTGATAGAGAACGCCACCAAGAGTGCAGAAAATCCATAATCACGTTCAGCCTTTCTGTTCCTTAAGCTAATTCCACGATGTCCATGTACTCATCATTCCATAGGTCTTCATCGCCATCTGGCAACACGATAACCCGTTCTGGTTCCAATGCTTTTACTGCACCAGGATCATGTGTTACAAGGACTACCGCGCCTTCATAAGTACGTAATGCGTCGAGGACTTGTTCACGAGAAATGGGATCTAAGTTATTTGTTGGCTCATCCAGTAACAACACATTTGCTCGTGAAGATACTAGAGCAGCAAGGGCTAATCGGGTTTTTTCGCCACCCGACAATGTGCCAGCTGGCTGTTGTAATTGTTCGCCGGAAAACATAAACGCTCCCAATAGACCACGTAAATCTTGTTCTCCTGCTTCAGGACACGCATGCACCGTGTTTTCCCATACGGTCTTGGTTGGATCGATAGTGTCATGTTCCTGCGCAAAATAACCAATTTTGAGCCCATGCCCCGTTACAATGCCGCCTTCGCCGTCAGTACGCTCTACCCCAGCCAAGAGCTTAAGCAATGTGGTTTTTCCTGCACCATTAAACCCGAGCACTACCACTCTGGATCCCTTATCAATTGCCAAATCAACACCGGCAAAGACTTCAAGAGAACCATACATCTTTGTTAAGCCCTTGGCGTAGAGAGGGGTTTTTCCGCAAGGAGCCGGAGTAGGAAAAGAAATATGTGCAACGCGATCAGCCACACGTACTTCATCTAGTTGAGTCATCATACGCTCAGCACGAGCTAACATTTGTTTCGCAGCAGCAGCCTTTGTTGCTTTCGCCCCAAGTTTTGCTGCCTGGCTACGCAATGCACTTGCTTTCTTCTCTGCATTTGCGCGTTCACGCCGTCGACGTGCCTCATCTGTTGCACGTGCTTGTTTATATTTACTAAAACTCATATTGTAAATATCTGCTTCAGCGCGCACTGCATCAAGAAACCACACTTTATTGCATACTTCACCAAGCAATTCAACATCATGCGAAATCAGAATTAAACCGCCCTCATGCTTTTTGAGGAAACTTCGCAACCAATTAATAGAATCAGCGTCTAAATGGTTTGTTGGCTCATCAAGGAGCAGAATCGTATCAGACTTACCTGCGCCAGCTGTTGCAGAAAAAAGAATATGCGCTAATTCTACTCGTCTGCGTTGTCCACCAGAAAGAGTATGCAATTCTTGTTCCAAGATACGCGCTGGCAATCCAAGGTTGTCACAAATTTGTGCGCATTCTGCGTCAGCTTCATAACCACCTAATTGATGAAATTGCTCTTCTAGGCGTGAGTATTTAGCAATAGCTTTATCACGCTGCGATACATCGTCGGTTTGCTCCATAATAGCTTGTTGACGATCCATCGAGATGCGAATTTTATCCAACCCACGAGCAGCAAGTACCCGTTGTTTTGCTGTTTGTTGAAGATTTCCTTCACGAGAATCTTGTGGCAAATATCCAATAGCTCCTGAGCGCGTAATACTACCGCCATAGGGCTGAGTTTCACCAGCAAGAATACGCATCGTTGTCGTTTTTCCTGCACCATTGCGACCAACTAGTCCGATCCGATCCCCTGCTTGCACTCGAAGATGTTGCCCGGGAGCATGGAGCAATGTTCGAGCACCAACACGCACCTCAAGATCATTGGTCACTATCATAATGTGTCATCGTACAGCAATGATGTTCTGCTGCATTCCTTTCTAAAAATTAAACAGAAAAGCCCAGTGCGCGTAGTTGCTCTCGACCCTCTTCAGTGATCATGTGTGGCCCCCAAGGCGGCATCCATACCCAATTCAATACCAATTTATCTACCACGCCACGACCAACAACCGCGTCTTGTGCCTGATCTTCTAGAACATCAGTTAATGGACAAGCTGGTGAGGTAAGGGTCATATTGATATGTGCTTCGTTCTCATTTTCGATCCAGATATCATAGACCAAACCTAAATCAACAACATTGATCCCTAACTCTGGATCAATCACATCACGCATATATTCTTCGACATCACTTGCTTTTGCAAGATCTGCTTCACTTTGTGGCGGTTTTTCTTGTTCTAGTGGCTCAGCACTGTCTAGGTGCACATTATCCTCAGTCATCATTATTTTCCTTACTGCGTGCTTATTGTGTGGTTAATTTTCTTCTAGTGATTGAGTTGTCGCTGCTTGAAATGCTTTCCACCCTAATAGCGCGCATTTCACCCTCGCTGGGTACTTAGCAACACCGGAAAAAGCAATGCCATCTCCGATAAGATCTTCATCACCACTGTACTGCCCCTTAGAAGTAATCATTTTCTCAAAATCGGCTAATTTTTCCATTGCTTCTGCAACGGGCAAACCAATTATTTCTTCTGCCATGACAGAGGTCGATGCTTGGCTAATAGAACAGCCTTGCGCGTCATAAGAAACATCTTGAACCGTAGCTTTGTCGTCGGAAAGCAAAACGCGAAGCGTGATCTCATCACCACAGGTTGGGTTAACGTGATGTACTTCAGAATTAAAATCTTCTCTTAAGCCACAATGCTGTGGATTTTTATAATGATCAAGGATCACTTCTTGATACATGGATTCAATATTCACTATTTAGACTCGATTCCCCAAAATTGTTTTGCTTTTTCTATTGCCGCAACAAGCTGATCGATTTCTGCAAAGGTGTTATAGAAATAAAAAGATGCCCGCGCACTAGCCTGTATGTGAGAAGCACGATGCACTGGCCAAGCACAATGATGTCCTACGCGAATACATATGCCTTGGTCATCAAGCAATTGTCCAAGATCATGAGGATGAATACCCTCGACGCTAAAGCTGATAGCTCCACCACGCGCATCAGAAACCGCAGGACCTATGATTTTCAAGTGCTCAATGCCCTGCAATTTCTCCAAGGCATAGCTTGTGAGTTGATGCTCATAGGCAGCGATATTATCCATACCAATTTCGCTAAGAAAATCTACTGCAGCACCAAGCCCAACCACCTGACTCGTCATTTGAGTACCCGCCTCAAATCGCTGTGGAATACTAGCATAGGTAGCTTTCTCCATGGTCACTACCTCAATCATGGAACCGCCTGTCAAAAATGGTGGAAGCAATTGAGCAAGCTCAGCCTTTATATATAACACACCTACCCCAGTAGGACCACACATCTTGTGTCCCGAAAACGCTGCAAAATCAACATCTAATTGATGAAAATCTACTGGCATATGCGGCACAGATTGGCACGCGTCCAACACGACTAGGGCATTGACTGCCCTAGCACGGCGTACTACTTCTGCTACATCAGTAACTGCACCAGTAACATTGGATTGATGGGTGACTGCAACAACTTTAACGCTGTCATCTAATTCAAGGGAATCAAGGTCAATACGGCCATCATCAGTTAGCTTATACCAACGCAATGTTGCTCCAGTGCGTCGGCATGCTTCTTGCCAAGGAATAAGATTTGCATGATGCTCTAACTCACTAACCACCACAGTATCTTCGGCAGTAAGGGTCAGCTGCCCGCTACGATCATCAGACAGCGCATAAGAAACCAAGTTCAATGCCTCTGTAGCATTCTTAGTGAAGGCAATCTCATGGTTATCCGCCCCCACAAAACGTGCGATTTTCTCACGGGCAGTCTCATACGCATCTGTTGCTTCTTCTGCAAGTTGATATGCCCCACGATGAACAGGTGCATTTGTGTGCAGGACAAAATTTTCCTCAGCGCGCCATACTCGCTCAGGACGCTGTGCAGTAGCTCCTGAATCAAGGTAGACCAAAGGGTTATCGCCACGAACAGTCCGTGAAAAAATGGGAAACTCTTGTCTTAATGCGTGCACATCTATACAAGCCTGTTGCTGCTGTTCCTGAGCAGTCAATGTAGCTGACATATTCATCTCAACTCTTTTAGTAGAAGTTATATTCCCCAAGTACCTTGGTGGCATGCTCCATGCAGTAGAGCATGCCAGTGCCATGATGTACTAAAGCACAGTGTGCGCCTACTTGCTCAAAGCAGGTTTCCTATCCAAGGAAACGATCATAACCATGAGCTTCTAGCTCATCAGCGAGTTCAGGACCACCAGAGGTAATAATCTGTCCGTTAGCAAATACATGGACAAAATCAGGCTGCACATAATTTAAGATTCGCTTATAGTGCGTAATCATGAGAATACCGCCACCAGTTTGCTCTTGATAACGATTTATTCCCTCAGAAACAATGCGCAATGCATCGACATCAAGACCAGAGTCGGTTTCATCCATAACAGCAAATTTTGGCTTGAGCAGATCTAGTTGCAAAACCTCATGGCGCTTTTTCTCACCACCAGAAAAGCCTTCATTAACGCTGCGTTCAGAAAATTCTTTAGCAATAGACAACTGTTCTTGTGCTCCACGCACCTCTTTCACCCATTCACGTAATTTCGGTGCTTCACCACGAATCGCAGTGGCAGCAGAGCGCAAGAAGTTTGCCATAGACACACCAGGGATTTCAGTAGGATACTGCATAGCAAGAAATAGACCAGCTCGAGCACGCTCGTCCACTTCAAGATCCAGCAAATTAGTGCCGTCGAGTAGCACTTCTCCTTCGGTGATTTCATAGCGAGGATGACCGGCAAGAGTATATGCCAATGTGGATTTTCCAGAACCATTTGGTCCCATTATTGCATGAGTTTCACCAGAATTGATGGTGAGATTAACTCCCTTGAGGATTGGTTTCGGCTCTGCATTTTCGTCGTTCGGAATAACCTGGGCGTGAAGGTTACGAATTTCTAAAGTACT harbors:
- a CDS encoding glutamine amidotransferase, whose product is MATSSAPFLVISLRSDSELETNVAQAELADIIRTTQLPSDYFDHKQLADIHTSIGDITQYKGIIVGGSSLNISTTHYEIWQQHIHRELTHLIHNPEKIPVFLICFGASWLADATGGTVDQSFSESSGPTLVELTDAGRKDPLTKTLPTTFHALTGHTENIAHISSQLTVLATGKTCPVQLIRYSDHVWASQFHAEMDAQALQTRMDFFWDYGYFSPEDYDSIVAALPAVTTTHSHAVLQNFLDFALRDQDVA
- the sufC gene encoding Fe-S cluster assembly ATPase SufC, whose protein sequence is MSTLEIRNLHAQVIPNDENAEPKPILKGVNLTINSGETHAIMGPNGSGKSTLAYTLAGHPRYEITEGEVLLDGTNLLDLEVDERARAGLFLAMQYPTEIPGVSMANFLRSAATAIRGEAPKLREWVKEVRGAQEQLSIAKEFSERSVNEGFSGGEKKRHEVLQLDLLKPKFAVMDETDSGLDVDALRIVSEGINRYQEQTGGGILMITHYKRILNYVQPDFVHVFANGQIITSGGPELADELEAHGYDRFLG
- a CDS encoding PFL family protein; this translates as MHSNQNILDTIDMIEKYRLDIRTVTMGISLLDCVRTDMQHTCAAVYDKIVTKAHNLVAQCEQIERELGIPIVNKRIAVTPIALLNQNVSGSCVDIAKSLNRAAHEVGVNFIGGYSALVEKGMTPGDTALIESIPEALSETDIVCSSVNIASSRAGINMDAVAKMGQVIKDAAELTKNDSAIACAKLVVFANAVGDNPFMAGAFHGVEEPDCVVSVGVSGPGVVNRALGNLDNASLDQVAEEIKKAAFKITRAGQLVGTLASQRLDVPFGIVDLSLAPTAELGDSVAHIMEHMGLAQVGTHGTTAALALLNDAVKKGGMMACSRVGGLSGSFIPVSEDKGMIDAVRAGSISIDKLEAMTSICSVGLDMVAIPGDTSAELIAGMIADEAAIGVMNHKTTAVRVIPVPGSQPGDEINFGGLLGYAPVIPVSTVDNSEFIRRGGFIPAPVHGFRN
- a CDS encoding ACT domain-containing protein yields the protein MFAIMTVTGADHTGIIAAVATACAELNVNINNVSQTLMDGYFTMILHVSFDEATTDISDIQEKMAKVEQQERLVIRIQSQEIFDAMNSI
- a CDS encoding ABC-F family ATP-binding cassette domain-containing protein, with the translated sequence MIVTNDLEVRVGARTLLHAPGQHLRVQAGDRIGLVGRNGAGKTTTMRILAGETQPYGGSITRSGAIGYLPQDSREGNLQQTAKQRVLAARGLDKIRISMDRQQAIMEQTDDVSQRDKAIAKYSRLEEQFHQLGGYEADAECAQICDNLGLPARILEQELHTLSGGQRRRVELAHILFSATAGAGKSDTILLLDEPTNHLDADSINWLRSFLKKHEGGLILISHDVELLGEVCNKVWFLDAVRAEADIYNMSFSKYKQARATDEARRRRERANAEKKASALRSQAAKLGAKATKAAAAKQMLARAERMMTQLDEVRVADRVAHISFPTPAPCGKTPLYAKGLTKMYGSLEVFAGVDLAIDKGSRVVVLGFNGAGKTTLLKLLAGVERTDGEGGIVTGHGLKIGYFAQEHDTIDPTKTVWENTVHACPEAGEQDLRGLLGAFMFSGEQLQQPAGTLSGGEKTRLALAALVSSRANVLLLDEPTNNLDPISREQVLDALRTYEGAVVLVTHDPGAVKALEPERVIVLPDGDEDLWNDEYMDIVELA
- the sufU gene encoding Fe-S cluster assembly sulfur transfer protein SufU; the protein is MNIESMYQEVILDHYKNPQHCGLREDFNSEVHHVNPTCGDEITLRVLLSDDKATVQDVSYDAQGCSISQASTSVMAEEIIGLPVAEAMEKLADFEKMITSKGQYSGDEDLIGDGIAFSGVAKYPARVKCALLGWKAFQAATTQSLEEN
- a CDS encoding aminotransferase class V-fold PLP-dependent enzyme, producing MSATLTAQEQQQQACIDVHALRQEFPIFSRTVRGDNPLVYLDSGATAQRPERVWRAEENFVLHTNAPVHRGAYQLAEEATDAYETAREKIARFVGADNHEIAFTKNATEALNLVSYALSDDRSGQLTLTAEDTVVVSELEHHANLIPWQEACRRTGATLRWYKLTDDGRIDLDSLELDDSVKVVAVTHQSNVTGAVTDVAEVVRRARAVNALVVLDACQSVPHMPVDFHQLDVDFAAFSGHKMCGPTGVGVLYIKAELAQLLPPFLTGGSMIEVVTMEKATYASIPQRFEAGTQMTSQVVGLGAAVDFLSEIGMDNIAAYEHQLTSYALEKLQGIEHLKIIGPAVSDARGGAISFSVEGIHPHDLGQLLDDQGICIRVGHHCAWPVHRASHIQASARASFYFYNTFAEIDQLVAAIEKAKQFWGIESK
- a CDS encoding TetR/AcrR family transcriptional regulator, with product MPVVSSTELVQRRDEILEGARRCFAEHGYEGATVRLLEDAIGKSRGAIFHHFGDKENLFLALARQDAARMADIIARQGLIEVMRDILAHPNRHDWLITRLEISKMLRTDPQFRAKWHSHQQILDQAIHQRLKDNANKGTMRTDMPIEVLHTYLETVLDGFISRLATTGVTEDLSSVLDLVEESIRRPQ
- a CDS encoding metal-sulfur cluster assembly factor gives rise to the protein MTEDNVHLDSAEPLEQEKPPQSEADLAKASDVEEYMRDVIDPELGINVVDLGLVYDIWIENENEAHINMTLTSPACPLTDVLEDQAQDAVVGRGVVDKLVLNWVWMPPWGPHMITEEGREQLRALGFSV